In Musa acuminata AAA Group cultivar baxijiao chromosome BXJ2-3, Cavendish_Baxijiao_AAA, whole genome shotgun sequence, the following proteins share a genomic window:
- the LOC135607563 gene encoding serine/threonine protein phosphatase 2A 57 kDa regulatory subunit B' kappa isoform-like, whose product MWKQFLSKLPRKSSKSDASSGSDSHPSNDCTGPLNGNPIQRTSSGNVVPSRSTTVKRTASAIFPSSVVTSIEPLLLFKDVPNSQKQNLFISKLNLCCVVFDFSDPNKNSTEKDMKRQALLGLIDYVDAGASRFTEPMISACCKMFAVNLFRAFPPNMRSCTGGGENEEEEPIFDPAWCHLQLVYDLLLKFVESSSLDAKIGKKYVDISFIVRLLDLFDSEDPRERDCLKTILHRIYGKFMVHRPFIRKAASNIFYRFVFEADRHNGIAELLEVFGSVISGFALPLKEEHRLFFQRVLIPLHKPKTLGVYLQQLTYCVTQFIEKEPKMACSIIKGLVRYWPVTNSQKEVMFLSELEEVLEASDTAELQNCMVPLFQRIGFSINSSHFQVAERALFLLNNDHVISLVSQNRQAIMPLVLPALERNTRSHWNQAVINLSQNVKNMLSEMDEEIFLACKKELGEEEEKRRIAEEKRKMIWEHLEGSAALQPVTGNTAVLVMPTVAPPITAALT is encoded by the exons ATGTGGAAGCAATTCCTGAGTAAATTACCTCGCAAGTCTTCCAAATCTGATGCTTCCTCGGGTTCCGATAGTCATCCCAGCAACGATTGTACGGGTCCCTTGAACGGGAATCCGATCCAGCGGACTAGCAGTGGCAATGTGGTTCCCTCACGATCAACCACGGTGAAGCGGACTGCTTCTGCTATCTTCCCCTCCAGTGTCGTTACCAGCATCGAACCTCTTTTGCTATTCAAAGATGTTCCTAACTCACAAAAACAGAACCTTTTCATCAGTAAGTTGAACCTCTGCTGTGTTGTCTTCGATTTCTCGGATCCAAACAAGAACTCCACCGAGAAGGATATGAAAAGGCAGGCGCTATTGGGTCTCATTGATTATGTTGATGCTGGGGCTTCTCGTTTCACCGAGCCTATGATTTCTGCTTGCTGTAAGATGTTTGCAGTTAACTTGTTTAGGGCCTTTCCTCCAAACATGCGATCTTGTACTGGTGGTGGGGAGAATGAGGAGGAAGAACCGATATTCGATCCTGCTTGGTGCCATCTGCAACTTGTCTATGATTTGTTGCTCAAGTTTGTAGAGTCATCCTCACTTGATGCTAAAATTGGGAAGAAGTATGTTGACATTTCATTCATCGTGAGACTGCTTGACCTCTTTGATTCTGAGGACCCCAGGGAAAGGGATTGCTTGAAAACAATTTTGCATAGGATCTATGGAAAATTTATGGTGCATCGCCCTTTCATCCGTAAAGCGGCGAGCAACATATTTTACCGATTTGTTTTTGAGGCAGACCGGCACAATGGGATTGCTGAGTTGTTAGAAGTTTTTGGTAGTGTGATCAGTGGTTTTGCACTGCCTCTGAAGGAGGAGCACAGGCTATTTTTTCAGAGGGTTCTAATACCTTTGCACAAACCAAAAACATTAGGTGTCTATCTTCAACAGCTGACTTACTGTGTGACACAGTTTATAGAGAAAGAGCCCAAGATGGCATGTTCAATAATAAAAGGGTTGGTAAGGTATTGGCCGGTTACAAATAGTCAGAAGGAAGTCATGTTCCTGAGCGAGTTGGAGGAGGTCTTGGAGGCTAGTGACACTGCAGAGCTTCAAAACTGTATGGTCCCATTGTTTCAGAGAATTGGTTTCTCCATTAACAGCTCCCACTTCCAG GTTGCAGAGAGGGCGCTATTTTTGTTGAATAATGACCATGTGATTAGTCTGGTGTCCCAAAACCGGCAAGCAATCATGCCTCTCGTTTTGCCAGCTTTAGAAAGGAACACACGGAGTCACTGGAATCAAGCGGTTATTAATCTATCACAAAATGTGAAGAACATGTTATCTGAGATGGACGAAGAGATATTTTTGGCTTGCAAAAAGGAGTTGggcgaggaggaagagaagagaaggatagCAGAGGAGAAACGAAAGATGATCTGGGAGCATCTGGAGGGCAGTGCGGCCTTGCAGCCAGTAACTGGTAACACAGCCGTCCTAGTAATGCCTACAGTGGCTCCACCTATTACTGCTGCTCTTACTTAG